A region from the Lolium perenne isolate Kyuss_39 chromosome 4, Kyuss_2.0, whole genome shotgun sequence genome encodes:
- the LOC139838814 gene encoding disease resistance protein PIK6-NP-like, with the protein MEGALVSVAAGALKPVLGKLATLLGDEYKRLRRLRKGIDFLTHELSAMEAFFVKMSTQEDPDVQVKLWMTEVRELSYDIEDSLDDFIEQAHDKSSKPGFMKKIKNLLDRTKAPHKIAKAIEDLKKQVTEASERHKRYAIAVQSRDQM; encoded by the coding sequence ATGGAGGGCGCTCTAGTGAGCGTAGCCGCGGGAGCATTGAAGCCGGTGCTGGGAAAGCTGGCCACTCTGTTGGGGGACGAGTACAAGCGCTTGCGCCGGCTGCGCAAAGGGATAGACTTCCTCACTCACGAGCTTTCCGCCATGGAAGCTTTTTTTGTCAAGATGTCAACACAGGAGGATCCTGATGTACAAGTAAAGCTCTGGATGACGGAGGTGCGGGAGTTGTCCTATGACATCGAGGACAGCCTCGACGACTTCATAGAACAAGCTCACGACAAATCTTCCAAGCCCGGCTTCATGAAGAAGATCAAGAACTTGCTGGATAGGACCAAGGCTCCTCACAAAATTGCCAAGGCCATTGAAGATTTGAAGAAGCAAGTCACCGAGGCGAGCGAGAGGCATAAGAGGTACGCGATTG